The genomic stretch TGTCAATATGAAAAATGCAGCCAATGAAGCTATGATGTTTATGCAATAACTAAGGCTCATTGAATTTCAGTCATCAATggttttttctttattattattaatttatttatttaacctCTTGCTGAAAATCTACATTGATTTGATTTTATTTGTCTCAATCTACTAGGTTGCCTTGCCAACTTTTGGATCAAATTATCATTTTCTAAGGAGATTTATGCCAAAACTAGTGTTTGGGTTGTATAGATGatatttctttttaaaatataaatgataattttataaattttgattaattttaaaataaaatataattattatatgatattatatacatgGGTAAATATTGAAAGATGCAGATATATTATTGATagttattgaaaatatttaaaataaataaaatatattaaaaaatacagtATTTaaataatatggagaaaataaTAGAGAAATTGATATATGGTGTAATGTGAAAAATTAATGTAAATTAGAGAAAATAGAATTTTAGAAATGTATTTTAAATGATAGAGTAGAATGTGCTCTATTGGCTTATTTAATTGTATTGAATTTATACTTATTAGGAACATTAATATAAACTTATTACATGAGGAAAACTTCATACATGTCTGGAAAGTCTCAGCAAAAATGAGATTATACAATTATTTTCTTTTGTCTTTGCTTACATTGTTaaccaaacaaataaattaaCTTAAATAATAAATACTTTTGTAAATAATAAGTGTGTGAATACAATTTTAAATGTCAAGAAAGTATTTTTTATGTGCACAATATGGAACACAACTCCAATAGCATCTACCATGGGCGTACACATCGATTAATATATACTACAAATACATTTGTTTTTATTGCCAAAAAAAATATTCCAATCTTTTTTCCTGTGTAATAAAAATCAAATAAGAACAAgtatagaaaaaatatatatatatatatatattatataagaaaGATTATAGTTATAGCTTTATTATTGTTGATCAACCTGTGACCCTAGCACAATGAGTTATAGCACTACAACCACGCCTATATGGGTTAGCCCTTTTCCTCTTCTGGCAATCATAGTAGGACTGGCCTCGGCGCCCACACGGCACTGAATTGGCCTTCAATGCTTGGTAACTAATGTGAGACCTGCCTTGCGCCAGGGTGCGGCGACTCGCCTCCGTGTCGAACAACATCTCATTGTTATCGCCAATATAGTCGCCAACTGCGCCGCCACTACCACCGCCACCACTCAACAATGAGCGTTGGAAGTGGTTTAGGCCATGGCTTGTTTCTGCCATGTTGAATGAATAGGCCTTATCGGTCGTTAGGGCTAAGGCCAACACAAGAAAAACCAAGCTCACCTTCGCCGCAACCTTCATTATTGTGTTTTGTTACACCAACAAACAAACATTTGggattcttttcttttctttgagaAAAAATGTTAATTAATGGTTGGGAAGGGTTGGGATAAAAATAGAGGGAGAGAGATTTTTGTGGCTGTTTTTTTGGTAAGGGTTTTTATGCTAATTATGGGATGTGTTATAAAACTAAAGgttctatttttaaattaaattgcaTTAACACCTGTTAGGGTGATAATAATCAATAATTATTAAATACCAAATTTGAGATATAGAAATTAAACGCATGAGTTAATTTCTTTTAGAATCTTATTCTCATAGTCTAGTTTTTTCATAAGTTGAAAAATTGGGTGTCAAACGTTTGGCCCCCAAAAAAAGTTCAACTTAATAATAAAATAGTTTTTCTAACTTATTTACtgtcactattttttttttaaagttccATCAAGTATCAATAAGTAATAAAAACTGAGTAATAATTTTATGAATAAAGTTTAAGGGTTACAATCAATTCTGATTACCAAACCAAAGTAAGAAGGTCATCTTTTgaggaaaaaaatacaaaatatttgtaGGAACATCCCAACATATTTATTTGTAGGGTTTATACTATTTTAGACCCtgtattttttctcattacctgttttgactctgtgttttgataaattactttttggaccctgtgttttgtaaaatagttaaaataaaaccctaaactcaattttgatgaagaaaaaattgaatataacaacacaatttttaagcataataattttatttttgttctaaattgttagtttggtaaattatttgtgatattagttgaaaaaacattaaccaaaatcagatttagggttttattttaacaattttacaaaactagggtccaaaaaataatttatcaaaacacatagtccaaacagataataaaaaaaaacacaaaatccaaaaaaatataaacccttatttgtaactaatatttaattTGTCTTGGTACAACAACCTCAACATATTTATTTGTCCTGACAAAAAAAGACAAAATATATGAAAGTCCTTATAATAGTTACAtcttcagaaaaaataaaaaattatattattattaattttgaataTAGAGCTGTCATAATTATTAGATCATTTTTATAAGTTATTAAATTGATCATAACAAAGATcttataattaaaagttattaaaaaattaataaataaatattgataTAACCATTAAATACTAATCTTACCAAATAAGTATGAATATTATTGGCAaagcattaaaaaaataaattatttttgcaACTCCACAATATTTGtaaagatttttttaaaaaatatacatataatttttgTATCTCATACAAAATATATATCTAATTATTCCAAATGTATACATATATCTaatataaatgtgagtttaacgaaaattgttgttttctgttagatttaatttttttttattattttctaatatCGTTAGttttaaaatcatctaaataaataataaataaaaaataataaagtcatataaataaggtaaataaattggaaaaaaataaaaaataataaatgagccataataatttattatcacatattttaaaattttatattaaaatatttgaattattttctATTATGTTTTTAAAACTATAACCGAAAATATTTATGcgcttaaaattattatttattttgtcatttaacgtATTTGGTTcatccaaacatatatgtaatcgTGAAATATGACATAACATCTTTTCTTATTTTGTTGGTTGTTGTGTAAAATTGATATGTAAGTTACGTAATCGACACAAGTAATACACTGATAAATAAATATTGTTCCCACGGAGATTGATTTACTAATTACCAacaaattaattttctatttctattttgTCAACAATAAATtgatttcaaaaatattaaaataacagaagcaataaacataaaataacactatgaaagaaagcaaataattgtaaaaacttaaaaaataaagaaataaggaTTTTAATTTCATCAATTTTTCACTTTATTATTTCGCTAATCAAACTTCACAATTATTCTTCCTAAACTAACAGTAGATTAACAAAAACGATTCTTAATATTTTTCAAGAAACAAATAACTCAATTTACATGTGAATTTTCTACACTCTTGTGATAAAGTTCAACACATAAAAATGTATTAAACACAATAATCctaaaactacacaattcatatagGTATTTACATCCAATATGAAAATGGTGATTATtcaatcatagcataatcaattctcacttttcagatttcaaatcAAAATtataaatcatgcaaatggtgatcaagcattcacaagcattaaaaaCAGATCAAATAATTTAGAATTGAAGTGAATAAAGAATCATGAAATCCTCATATAAATAACAAAGATTCAAGTGTTTACATTAaaaaccctagaaaataaaattagttcatgttCATTATTAAGAATTCCATAAACAATAAATtaacataaagtaaagataaaaagaaaagaaaagaactctatGTCGATCAAAGTTATTCTCCAAAGAGATCCCAATACTTTTCTCCCAGTCTAGGTCTGCAAAAAGTGTCTTTTTTTCTCTCCAAAATCGTGACTTAAACATTATTAGATTTTCTCCTAACacatgaaatgaccaaaacacccttcATTAAAAATATGTGTTTTTCACATTTATGGACATATCCTACGGTCGCAAGATgtcattcctgcggtcgcaggaatacTCTAGAAATGCCCAACTTTTCTGGAATTGCGGCCACAAAATCATATTCTCGCGATCGCAGAAAGTGCTCCGAAACATtgttttccaccaatttttgtcattttgtcgGGTTTTCTACCATatttccacacctaagtcacctaagccctTCTACACCTGAAAACATACGAAACACAAGCGTAAAATATAACAAAACAAAACATCTAATACTTTACCTGAAAACACATAGATAAacgagtttatcactgtttagTCTTTTTAAGAGAAATGATTTATTTTAATTGCCCTAGCCattaattaaagagtttatacttttttggaccctatgttttttcccattacctgtttggaccatgtgttttgacaaattattttttggaccctatgttttgtaaaatagttaaaatagaaccctaaactcaattttgataaagaaaaaaattgaatataacaacacagtttttaagcaaaatgattttatttttgttctgaattgttagtttggtaaattatttgtgattttagttgaaaaaacgttgaccaaaatcgggtttagggttctattttaaccattttacaaaacatagggtccaaaaaataatttgtcaaaacacagagtccaaacaagtaatgagaaaaaacacagggtccaaaaagatataaacccttaattaaataatatatatttatatataaatttttgttgcctttatttttttttaaaattaaataattaaaaatttgatcaaataatttttttaatttcataattttaatttataattttttaatattttattatattgaagttcatatgtatttttttctaaaagaaaattagaaaaaaatctttaattttaaaactataacgaatcatatatttatatataaaaagtgtgtatgtAATAGACTCCTGGTTTAAAACTATAGACtatgtttaagtttatttttttaatatgtggcattatttatgtattaaaaatttttatgataattaaaaaaacttaataaaaataaattaatacattttttaAATAGCATTAAGTAAATACATTACTttttacataatatatatacataccaaAGATcacaaaattgaagaaaaaaattgtaaaatatttattttttatgataGATACTGTTTTctctgaaaaaataaataacattataATCTATTATTATTGATGTGCCTAATAAAAAATCTTATGATTAAAaggaatattaataataaaatatacttaaataaaaaaaatgaagaaaagggAAAAGAGAACAGATAAAGAGAAATGAGGAAATGGGAcaaataatttcttttttttattattatttaaaaaaggaCAAAGATGATTTTTTATCGGAATTATGTATTTTTAGattctgtgttttgtctcattacctgtttggactctgtgttttgataaattactttttggaccctgtattttctaaaatagttcaaatagactcttaaaaccgattttgatcaaagttttttttaactaaaatcacaaagaATTCATTAAGctaacaactcaaaacaaaaatacagtcattctgcctaataactgtgttgttatattcaattttttgttcatcaaaatcaggtttatgagcatatttgaaccattttacaaaacacagggtccaaaaaataatttgtcaaaacacaagatccaaacaggtaatgaggcaaaacatggagtctaaaaatatataaacctttTTTTCTCCTAAATTATGTCATTTGTAAAGTTTGGCCTCTCTATTTTTTTTGCATGGCTAAAATTCCTCCAAAAACAATTGCATCCATTGCGAACGTCATTCTTTTGTtgcattatatatttttttaaatagtttgttGATGTACCAATAATGTGGTGTTAATGTGGTGGGATTTGAGAGTTTAGACAAAAGAAACACACATAGATAATACTCAAATAACAAATTATAggaatatgtatatattttttgacaTATTATTTGTATGTTTGACATTATTAAATTCGATTTCAACTTAGTTAAAAAGATTCTCAAACTACAATTATACCTTAGGCATATGACCACAttaaactgtttaaaaaaatgaataaaatataatagaatggCATATTTGCAATGGCATATTTGCAATGATTGCTGTAGTTTGAGATGTTTTTTGCCTAGTTAAAAAGTTTGAGAGATTTTTCAATGCAAAAAAGTTTGGAACAAAACTCTATGATGACTATTTTTCATGGTGAAAAATTCTTATTTGTCACCTTGAAAAAATACTAAATTACTTATAAAATGAAGGACTTTGGCCAAAGCCATATAATTTCGATGACTTTGTAAACTAATAATTTAGACAACCCAAACGCACCACAATCATTTCCCGCCAAACACCCCACGTTTCTAAGCCCTCAGTCTCCTTTTCCCGCCATATCCTTCGTTCTTCGCTCTCTCAGTCTCAGACCTTTCTTCTCTGCCTCTCCAAAATTCTCGATCCCAAGCAGCGGCTGCCATTACAGTAAGTATTTTCTGAAGATTTTGAATTCATCAACTCCAAATGTTCTCCTTCTTTTGTCAGTGCTTTTCTATGATCAATTTGGATTAGGGTTTCTGCATTTTATAAATTGAATCATTCTTTAGAGTTGGCTGTAGATTATCCTTACCTCTATTGGAATTTGAATCACTCTTTTTAGGCTTAGAGTCACTGATCTGAAACAATGGCGAGGGAAGAGGTtgaagctgaagtggacaaaatGGAGATTGATAGAGTCGAACAAAGGGAAGGGAATGCGGTTCCTGAGGGATTCAATGCTAATTATCTCAAAGTTTATTACGGTAACCAATTTGGTCTCTCTTTGGTCTTGCTTACTGTTTCAGCTGCTTCATATCAATTTTCAAGTAATATTTTAGCAAATTATTGTCGAGGCTTGATTGCTTTTTATCAAAATTATGCCTGTTTTATTGCTGAAAAGGGAACTTATTTCTTTCAGGGAAGCTATTTCCACACGTTGATATGTTCAAATGGATGTCATACGGAAATGGTGAGGTTCTTATCCCAATCCAAGCAAATAATTagcaattttgatttttttaaattggtGTTGTTTGTAAAATTCCTCTTATTAATTGTTTTTCTGTGCCTGATATGTAGATGGAAAGCATCTTGGGTGTGACCACTCCTATTTTGGGCGAAGGGAATTTTCTTTCACTCTGGATAATGATATTTATTTGCGGTTCCAGTCATTCAACAGTGTGTCAGAACTCGAGAGCTCTATCAAAGAAAAATGTCCAGTTAAAATAGACATTGGGCCTGTTTACAGCGTAGATGTAAGATTTTAATTTCTCGAAAACAGTCAACTATTTGTTTTCTGCAATGTAAGATTTTTCAATCGAAGGAGTAATAATGTGATTGATCAATTTTTATTGCAGATTTCTTTTTACCCTAATGTAGACACctatggagttttttttttttatttattttttgcattGGAATGTTTGATTCTTGTACATATTTTATCCTAACATTTAGCTTCTAATACTTATAATTTAAGTTAATGTTTGGCTCACAAATAATCCAGCAATTGATTTGCTTTTGTATTGTGCAAGCATAGTGCTTGGTATGGGTTTTAGCCAGATTTCCTATCCATGTTTTCTTTTAGGTTTCAATTCTTTACATCCTTGTTTCTGTATAACTTGTCATGCTTTTTCTatcattgttattattatttctctaaTCTTCCTAATGTCGCAGCCTGCAAAGAGACGTGCATATGCACAAACTGGTGATAATGTTTTCACTCCCGTGGAAAGGGAGCTTGTTTTTGACATAGTAAGTTCGTAAACGTTTGAATTTGGTTAATATTCAGATTCtaactattttttaaaaattatttttaactttAAGGTCCGACTCCCCTGTAGGATATTACAGATTATGATGATGTTAGATACTGCTGCTCAGGGGCTGATGTTTGCTTGGACTGCTGGCCACTGATGACAATTGCTATCAAAGTTATTGATACTGCTCTCAGAGGTTGGGGTGAAAAATATTACATATATGAGGTATCTTAGGCTAAAGAATACATGTCTTACACTGTTTCAACTTTGTTACAGATGACTTTGGTTTTAACCACATTCTTTGGGTATATAGTGGACGACGTGGTGTTCATTGCTGGGTTTGTGATGAGAAAGCAAGAAGGTGCATCAACAGTATCATTTGGTTTCTTACCTTATGTTTGTGATAAGAAAGGACACACAATTTATTTGCtttgctttgtttttttttttgtttaaaaggTTGACCAATGAACAGAGGGCAGCTGTTGCCGACTATTTCCGTGTCTACAAGGTGATACTTTGTCTAAGCTACATATGATTTTTTATCACCAATCTATTATGGTTAAGAATTATTTTGTAACTTTGTTGACCTCTGTGCTATTTTTCCAGGGAAATGAGAATAGTCATAAAAAGGTATCATTAATTGGTCCAGCTCTTCATCCATTCCTTGTGTAAGTATGAACATATGTCATTAGTTTTCTGAGACTAGACTCATCGTTTCCTCATCTAATACTTGTTTTTTCCCCAGGAGGTCGTATAATGAGGTTCTTAGGAACTTTTTTGAGACAAAACTGCTCTCAGTTCAAAATTTATTTTCATCTGAGGAGAGATATGAAAAGATCTTGGATATGATTCCGGATGAATGTATGCAATAAGTTTGTTCTTTTATGGTATACAGTATATAATATTACTATTTCATTTCACCTGTAATTTTCATAGTGTGATCATCTTTTCAGCTGTTACTTCTGAGCTTCGTGGGAAGTGGCAGGAGAATAGGCGCTCTTCTAATTCAAATGACATTAACATTACTCGATGGGAGCAGCTGAAACATCTGCTGCAATCAGGAAACAAGAAGGTAAGAAAACATATTTATTGAATAAATATCAACATTAGAAATGCATAATGCATTGATTTTAACACTTTCTGGAGGCACATCTATCTTGCTAGTGGGAGAATTAATTAAGGGAGTTACATTTTCTGTCCATTAATTGAATCTAGCATAATATACTGTAAGATGCAGTGCTTCAAAAGAAATTTTGGGGACTGGGGTGTACTGTTTTGGTAGTGTGAGGCATAAGTCTCAACTTATCCGTTATAAAATTTAAAAGTAGCATTGATAACCAAAaccaataaatcatataataaaaacatgtaatagaaaataatgcaaCCCAAAGTTTGAGCATCAATCATCTTAGAATGTGAAAGCTAAATAAAAAGTTTGATAAATTAGGGACAAAAGTTTAGTTAAAATGAGCTTGGGGCtttaataataaatgtaattggGATTCTTGTATGTTTTCAGGGCTAGAATTTATTCTGTCCATAGTAGGTACATGCCAATTCACTTATAAAGTAACCTTATTTTGTTTTGCACCATTTATTGTTTCAGGCACAAGGATTGCGTAGATGCGTTGAAGAGATTGTTTTTTCTTATACCTACCCTCGACTTGATATGGAGGTATGTGCAACACTTCCACTTCACTCTTGCTTTCATATCAACTTTTGATATTGCATTAGAAATCCTCAAGATCATTTTACCGCTGCAAATATAGTAATTGATGCATTTTATGACAGCAAGTGTGCAAATCATCTGATGTGTAGATACATTTCTTACTGGCAACTAATTCTTTACGTTTTAGGTTTCTAAACACATGAATCATTTGCTTAAAGCTCCCTTCTGTGTACATCCAAAAACAGGTAAGTGTTTCTGCTTATTAACCTGAGTGTGGTGCATTCTCAACCACTCTACATGTTAGCCTTTATATGTATTGAAAAATTGGGACTCAAAGTGTCCGGATCTTCTTAATGTTGCTGTGTGTGACTTTCTGCTGTAGGCCGTGTTTGTGTTCCAATTGATCCAAGCCAATGTGAGGAATTTGATCCTACCACAGTACCAACTCTTTCCCAGGTGATGCtcattagtatttatttattgccTCACATCATTATTAATGTTGGAGATTTATTTTTTCATCGTTATTATTTGCCTGGGAGCAAAGAAACAAAAGATTTACTGTTATTGCCATAGTCTCAGTTTTTTGTTAATTTCCGGATGGGGCTAATTGTTGACAAAAAACCTTTTTACTAGTGCCTTTTCTCTTTTTTCATTCAATGGTTTGCTCCAAATTGCTACCTTTAACAATGTTTTATTGATTACTAGTCATGCAATTGATACATTTTCTCATGATTTGGATAATTACTTAACTTTTGCAGCTTTTGGAAGAACTCAACATTGGAGGGATGAAAGCAGATGCTGATAACGGTATGTAGATACAACTTGTACCATTATCTTTTTCCATTTAATATCTACTGAGAGACTGAATG from Humulus lupulus chromosome 5, drHumLupu1.1, whole genome shotgun sequence encodes the following:
- the LOC133780186 gene encoding protein RALF-like 19; its protein translation is MKVAAKVSLVFLVLALALTTDKAYSFNMAETSHGLNHFQRSLLSGGGGSGGAVGDYIGDNNEMLFDTEASRRTLAQGRSHISYQALKANSVPCGRRGQSYYDCQKRKRANPYRRGCSAITHCARVTG
- the LOC133778587 gene encoding uncharacterized protein LOC133778587, with translation MAREEVEAEVDKMEIDRVEQREGNAVPEGFNANYLKVYYGKLFPHVDMFKWMSYGNDGKHLGCDHSYFGRREFSFTLDNDIYLRFQSFNSVSELESSIKEKCPVKIDIGPVYSVDPAKRRAYAQTGDNVFTPVERELVFDIDITDYDDVRYCCSGADVCLDCWPLMTIAIKVIDTALRDDFGFNHILWVYSGRRGVHCWVCDEKARRLTNEQRAAVADYFRVYKGNENSHKKVSLIGPALHPFLVRSYNEVLRNFFETKLLSVQNLFSSEERYEKILDMIPDESVTSELRGKWQENRRSSNSNDINITRWEQLKHLLQSGNKKAQGLRRCVEEIVFSYTYPRLDMEVSKHMNHLLKAPFCVHPKTGRVCVPIDPSQCEEFDPTTVPTLSQLLEELNIGGMKADADNDWDRTSLGKSIRFFRTSFLQPLLKSCKEDIENSYSAKLQHSKNSISW